In Streptomyces durocortorensis, a genomic segment contains:
- a CDS encoding efflux RND transporter permease subunit gives MSWLSRFSLAQRALIGLVSIVALVFGAIAIPQLKQQLLPTIELPMVSVLAPYQGASPDVVEKQVVEPLENSIKAVDGVEGITSTASEGNALIMATFDFGDEGTKQLVADIQQAVNRARAQLPATVDPQVIAGSTDDIPTVVLAVTADEDQQALADRLDRTVVPALQDIEGVGQVTVDGVQELQVSVVPDDKKLAAAGLNAGSLSQALRAGGTTLPAGSFSEAGKSRTIQVGGGYTSLKQIEDLQVVAEAPADASDEPGEPVRLGDVAEVKQEPSTAVSITRTNGKPSLAVMATMDKDGSAVAISDAVKDKLPELREDLGAGAELTVVSDQGPAVSKAISGLTTEGALGLVFAVVVILVFLASIRSTLVTAVSIPLSVVLALIVLWTRDLSLNMLTLGALTIAIGRVVDDSIVVLENIKRHLGYGEDRHTAIITAVKEVAGAVTSATLTTVAVFLPIGLVGGMIGQLFGSFSLTVTAALLASLVVSLTVVPVLSYWFLRAPKGTPEDAAEARRLAEEKEARSRLQRLYVPILRFATRRRITSVVIAVAVLIGTFGMLPLLKTNFFDAGEQEVLTVKQELAPGTSLEAADEAARKVEKVLDQDKGVKDYQVTVGSSGFMAAFGGGTGSNQASYQVTLKDAADYESAQDRIDEALGRLDGIGDTSIAAGDGFGAQDLSVVVKAADADTLKKAADTVRAEVATIKDVTDVQSDLSQSVPRISVTANDQAAAAGFDSTTLGGVVAGAVRGTPAGTAMLDDTERDVVIRTARPATTMAELKALPLGPVKLGDIAEVKLVPGPVSTTRIDGQRAATITAKPVGDNTGAVSATLAQKIDALDLPDGATATIGGVTEDQNEAFMQLGLAMLAAIAIVFMLLVATFRSLIQPLILLVSVPFAATGAIGLLLVTGTPLGVPAMIGLLMLIGIVVTNAIVLIDLINQYRAQGLGIVEAVIEGGRHRFRPILMTALATIFALLPMALGVTGDGGFISQPLGVVVIGGLISSTLLTLLLVPTLYAMVELRKERRAGKKAAKRAAKAGVPAGAEPEEAKETQPSGV, from the coding sequence ATGTCCTGGCTGTCCAGATTCAGCCTCGCGCAACGGGCCCTGATCGGGCTGGTCTCGATTGTCGCGCTCGTCTTCGGCGCGATAGCGATCCCGCAGCTCAAGCAGCAGCTGCTGCCCACCATCGAACTGCCGATGGTGTCGGTGCTGGCGCCCTACCAGGGTGCGTCCCCTGATGTGGTCGAGAAGCAGGTCGTCGAGCCGCTGGAGAACTCCATCAAGGCCGTCGACGGCGTCGAGGGCATCACCTCGACAGCCAGCGAGGGCAACGCCCTGATCATGGCGACGTTCGACTTCGGCGACGAAGGCACCAAGCAGCTCGTCGCCGACATCCAGCAGGCGGTGAACCGGGCCCGCGCCCAGCTGCCCGCGACCGTCGACCCGCAGGTCATCGCCGGTTCCACCGACGACATCCCGACCGTGGTCCTCGCGGTCACCGCCGACGAGGACCAGCAGGCGCTGGCCGACCGGCTCGACCGCACGGTCGTCCCGGCCCTCCAGGACATCGAGGGCGTCGGCCAGGTCACCGTGGACGGGGTGCAGGAGCTCCAGGTCTCCGTCGTACCGGACGACAAGAAGCTCGCGGCGGCCGGTCTGAACGCGGGCTCGCTGTCCCAGGCCCTCCGGGCGGGCGGTACGACCCTCCCGGCCGGTTCCTTCTCCGAGGCGGGCAAGAGCCGCACCATCCAGGTCGGCGGTGGCTACACCTCCCTGAAGCAGATCGAGGACCTCCAGGTCGTCGCGGAGGCCCCCGCGGACGCCTCGGACGAGCCGGGCGAGCCGGTGCGCCTCGGTGATGTGGCCGAGGTGAAGCAGGAGCCGTCCACGGCGGTCTCCATCACCCGTACCAACGGCAAGCCGAGCCTCGCCGTGATGGCCACCATGGACAAGGACGGCAGCGCCGTCGCCATCTCGGACGCCGTCAAGGACAAGCTCCCCGAGCTCCGCGAGGACCTCGGCGCGGGCGCCGAGCTGACGGTCGTCTCCGACCAGGGCCCGGCCGTCTCCAAGGCGATCTCCGGGCTGACCACCGAGGGCGCGCTCGGGCTGGTCTTCGCGGTCGTCGTGATCCTGGTCTTCCTCGCCTCGATCCGCTCGACGCTGGTCACCGCGGTCTCCATCCCGCTCTCCGTCGTCCTCGCGCTGATCGTGCTGTGGACCCGGGACCTGTCGCTGAACATGCTCACGCTCGGCGCGCTGACCATCGCCATCGGCCGGGTCGTCGACGACTCGATCGTGGTGCTGGAGAACATCAAGCGCCACCTCGGCTACGGCGAGGACCGCCACACGGCGATCATCACCGCGGTGAAGGAAGTGGCCGGAGCGGTCACCTCCGCCACCCTGACGACCGTCGCCGTGTTCCTGCCCATCGGTCTGGTCGGCGGCATGATCGGCCAGCTCTTCGGTTCGTTCTCGCTGACCGTCACCGCGGCCCTGCTGGCCTCGCTGGTGGTCTCGCTCACCGTGGTGCCGGTGCTGTCGTACTGGTTCCTGCGGGCTCCCAAGGGCACCCCGGAGGACGCCGCGGAGGCCCGCCGCCTCGCGGAGGAGAAGGAGGCCCGCAGCAGGCTCCAGCGGCTGTACGTCCCGATCCTGCGCTTCGCGACCCGCCGCCGGATCACCAGCGTCGTCATCGCCGTCGCGGTGCTCATCGGCACCTTCGGGATGCTCCCGCTGCTGAAGACGAACTTCTTCGACGCGGGCGAGCAGGAAGTCCTGACCGTCAAGCAGGAGCTGGCGCCCGGCACCAGCCTGGAGGCCGCCGACGAGGCCGCCCGCAAGGTGGAGAAGGTCCTTGACCAGGACAAGGGCGTCAAGGACTACCAGGTCACCGTCGGCTCCTCCGGCTTCATGGCGGCCTTCGGCGGCGGTACGGGCTCCAACCAGGCCTCCTACCAGGTCACCCTGAAGGACGCCGCGGACTACGAGAGCGCCCAGGACCGCATAGACGAGGCCCTCGGCAGGCTCGACGGCATCGGCGACACCTCCATCGCCGCGGGCGACGGCTTCGGCGCCCAGGACCTGAGTGTCGTGGTCAAGGCCGCCGACGCGGACACCCTCAAGAAGGCGGCCGACACCGTCCGCGCCGAGGTCGCCACCATCAAGGACGTCACCGACGTCCAGAGCGACCTGTCGCAGAGCGTCCCGCGCATCTCCGTCACCGCCAACGACCAGGCGGCGGCCGCCGGATTCGACTCCACCACACTGGGCGGGGTCGTCGCCGGAGCCGTACGCGGCACCCCGGCCGGCACCGCGATGCTGGACGACACCGAGCGCGACGTCGTCATCAGGACCGCCCGCCCGGCCACCACCATGGCCGAGCTCAAGGCCCTGCCGCTCGGCCCGGTGAAGCTCGGCGACATCGCCGAGGTGAAGCTCGTCCCCGGCCCGGTCTCCACGACCCGGATCGACGGCCAGCGCGCGGCGACCATCACCGCCAAGCCCGTCGGTGACAACACCGGCGCGGTCAGCGCCACGCTCGCCCAGAAGATCGACGCCCTGGACCTCCCCGACGGCGCCACCGCCACCATCGGCGGCGTCACCGAGGACCAGAACGAGGCCTTCATGCAGCTCGGCCTCGCCATGCTGGCGGCCATCGCGATCGTGTTCATGCTGCTGGTGGCGACCTTCCGGTCGCTGATCCAGCCGCTGATCCTGCTGGTCTCCGTCCCGTTCGCGGCCACCGGAGCCATCGGCCTGCTGCTCGTCACCGGCACCCCGCTGGGCGTTCCCGCGATGATCGGCCTGCTGATGCTCATCGGCATCGTGGTCACCAACGCGATCGTGCTGATCGACCTGATCAACCAGTACCGCGCCCAGGGCCTGGGCATCGTGGAAGCCGTCATCGAGGGCGGCCGCCACCGCTTCCGCCCGATCCTGATGACGGCCCTGGCCACGATCTTCGCCCTGCTCCCGATGGCGCTCGGCGTCACCGGCGACGGC
- a CDS encoding response regulator has translation MTQPTPVPSAAPDVPIRVLLADDQALLRSAFRVLVDSEPDMEVVGEAADGAQAVELARTTGAHVVLMDIRMPGTDGLAATRMISADPELSGVRVVMLTTFEVDEYVVRSLRAGASGFLGKGAEPEELLNAIRIAAAGEALLSPAATKGLIATFLAQGGSSEEGPDSAEYAERLGALTGREREVLVQVAGGHSNDEIAERLEVSPLTVKTHVNRAMAKVGARDRAQLVVIAYESGLVRARAD, from the coding sequence ATGACCCAGCCGACACCGGTGCCGTCGGCGGCACCGGACGTACCGATCAGGGTGCTGCTCGCGGACGACCAGGCGCTCCTGCGCAGCGCGTTCCGGGTGCTGGTGGACTCCGAGCCGGACATGGAGGTCGTCGGCGAGGCGGCGGACGGGGCGCAGGCGGTCGAGCTGGCCCGCACCACCGGCGCCCACGTGGTGCTCATGGACATCCGGATGCCGGGCACCGACGGGCTCGCCGCCACCCGCATGATCAGCGCGGACCCGGAGCTGTCCGGCGTACGGGTGGTCATGCTCACCACCTTCGAGGTCGACGAGTACGTGGTCCGGTCGCTACGCGCCGGGGCCTCCGGGTTCCTCGGCAAGGGCGCCGAACCGGAGGAGCTGCTGAACGCCATCCGGATCGCCGCGGCGGGCGAGGCGCTGCTCTCCCCGGCCGCGACCAAGGGGCTCATCGCCACGTTCCTGGCCCAGGGCGGGAGTTCGGAGGAGGGGCCCGACAGCGCGGAGTACGCGGAGCGGCTGGGCGCGCTCACCGGCCGCGAACGCGAGGTGCTGGTGCAGGTCGCGGGCGGCCACTCCAACGACGAGATCGCCGAACGCCTTGAGGTCAGCCCGCTCACCGTCAAGACCCATGTGAACCGGGCGATGGCGAAGGTCGGCGCCCGCGACCGGGCGCAATTGGTGGTCATCGCCTACGAATCGGGCCTGGTGCGCGCCCGGGCCGACTGA
- a CDS encoding sensor histidine kinase encodes MTTLSSGFARARRWLRDHPLAFDAALAFCTLVAMICSSFTAPGDRHGPPSFGARTPELFSVLLMTLTAAALVLRRRRPMQVLAVTAALSAVEYVLMEPPAPVVMSTVIALYTVASRTDRPTTWKVGLLTMGGLTAAAMVFGSTPWYSQENFGVFAWTGLASAAGDAVRSRRAFVDAIRERAERAERTREEEARRRVAEERLRIARDLHDVVAHHIALVNVQAGVAAHVMDKRPDQAKEALAHVRDASRSALNELRVTVGLLRQQGDPAAPTEPAPGLAVLDELVDTFRNAGLPVEVACAAEGTRLPAGVDLAAYRVIQEALTNVRKHAGAGARAEVSVVRVGATAEITVLDNGLGSRERTTATGDESPDSGGHGLVGMRERVTALGGALTAGPRYGGGFRVHAILPVEARAGEPELPGTAGGTGVRR; translated from the coding sequence GTGACCACCCTCTCGTCCGGCTTCGCGCGCGCCCGCCGCTGGCTCCGGGACCATCCCCTCGCGTTCGACGCGGCCCTGGCGTTCTGCACCCTCGTCGCGATGATCTGCAGTTCGTTCACCGCCCCGGGCGACCGTCACGGGCCGCCGTCCTTCGGGGCCCGTACCCCCGAGCTGTTCAGCGTGCTCCTGATGACGCTGACCGCCGCGGCCCTCGTCCTGCGCCGCCGCCGCCCGATGCAGGTCCTCGCCGTCACCGCCGCGCTCTCGGCCGTCGAGTACGTCCTGATGGAACCGCCCGCACCGGTCGTCATGAGCACCGTCATCGCCCTCTACACCGTCGCCTCGCGCACCGACCGCCCGACCACCTGGAAGGTCGGGCTGCTGACGATGGGCGGGCTCACCGCGGCCGCGATGGTCTTCGGCTCGACCCCCTGGTACAGCCAGGAGAACTTCGGCGTCTTCGCCTGGACCGGGCTGGCCTCGGCCGCCGGGGACGCCGTACGCAGCAGGCGCGCCTTCGTCGACGCCATCCGGGAGCGCGCCGAACGGGCCGAGCGCACCCGAGAGGAGGAGGCCCGGCGCCGCGTCGCCGAGGAGCGGCTGCGCATCGCCCGCGACCTCCACGACGTCGTCGCCCACCACATCGCCCTGGTCAACGTGCAGGCCGGGGTCGCCGCCCACGTCATGGACAAGCGCCCCGACCAGGCCAAGGAGGCGCTCGCCCACGTCCGCGACGCCAGCCGCTCCGCGCTCAACGAACTGCGGGTCACCGTCGGACTGCTGCGCCAGCAGGGCGACCCGGCAGCGCCCACCGAACCGGCCCCCGGCCTCGCGGTCCTCGACGAGCTGGTGGACACCTTCCGCAACGCCGGGCTCCCCGTCGAGGTGGCCTGCGCCGCGGAGGGGACCCGGCTGCCCGCCGGTGTCGACCTGGCCGCCTACCGGGTCATCCAGGAGGCCCTGACCAACGTCCGCAAGCACGCGGGCGCCGGGGCCCGGGCCGAGGTCAGCGTCGTACGGGTCGGGGCCACCGCCGAGATCACCGTGCTCGACAACGGCCTCGGGAGCCGGGAGCGGACCACCGCCACCGGGGACGAGAGCCCGGACAGCGGCGGCCACGGCCTGGTCGGCATGCGTGAGCGCGTCACCGCCCTCGGCGGTGCCCTCACCGCGGGACCTCGCTACGGTGGCGGCTTCCGGGTCCATGCGATCCTGCCGGTCGAGGCCCGCGCGGGTGAACCGGAGCTGCCGGGCACGGCGGGCGGGACGGGGGTACGCCGATGA
- the pspAA gene encoding PspA-associated protein PspAA, producing MIVRIMGEGQVKLADSHFVELNQLDDVLLKEMESGDSPGFRTTLHALLDKVRELGTPLPDDSLEPSELILPAPDATLEEVRDMLSDDGLIPN from the coding sequence ATGATCGTACGGATCATGGGGGAGGGCCAGGTAAAACTGGCCGACAGTCACTTCGTCGAACTGAACCAGCTCGACGACGTCCTGCTCAAGGAGATGGAGAGCGGCGACAGCCCCGGCTTCCGCACCACTCTCCACGCACTCCTGGACAAGGTGCGCGAGCTCGGTACGCCGCTGCCGGACGACTCCCTGGAGCCGTCCGAGCTGATCCTCCCGGCGCCCGACGCGACCCTCGAAGAGGTCCGCGACATGCTCAGCGACGACGGGCTCATCCCCAACTGA
- a CDS encoding PspA/IM30 family protein produces MKRMGMIFRAKANKALDRAEDPRETLDYSYQKQLELLQKVRRGVADVATSRKRLELQLNQLQGQSSKLEDQGRKALALGREDLAREALSRRAALQQQVTDLETQHTTLQGEEEKLTLAAQRLQAKVDAFRTKKETIKATYTAAQAQTRIGEAFSGISEEMGDVGLAIQRAEDKTQQLQARAGAIDELLASGALDDPTGTAKDDIAAELDRLSGGSDVELELQRMKAELAGGSSSSQQAIEGGAQDSTPQSQQSPHKFDKQ; encoded by the coding sequence ATGAAGCGTATGGGGATGATCTTCCGCGCGAAGGCAAACAAGGCCCTTGACCGGGCCGAGGATCCGCGCGAGACCCTCGATTACTCGTACCAGAAGCAGCTGGAGCTGCTTCAGAAGGTGCGTCGAGGCGTCGCCGATGTGGCGACGTCCCGCAAGCGCCTGGAGTTGCAGCTGAACCAGTTGCAGGGCCAGTCGTCCAAGCTGGAGGACCAGGGCCGCAAGGCGCTGGCGCTGGGCCGCGAGGACCTGGCCCGCGAGGCGCTGTCGCGCCGCGCCGCACTCCAGCAGCAGGTCACCGACCTGGAGACGCAGCACACCACGCTGCAGGGCGAGGAGGAGAAGCTCACCCTCGCCGCCCAGCGGCTCCAGGCCAAGGTCGACGCCTTCCGCACCAAGAAGGAGACCATCAAGGCCACCTACACGGCGGCGCAGGCCCAGACCCGGATCGGCGAGGCCTTCTCCGGCATCTCCGAGGAGATGGGCGATGTGGGCCTGGCGATCCAGCGGGCCGAGGACAAGACGCAGCAGCTCCAGGCGCGGGCCGGCGCCATCGACGAGCTGCTCGCCTCCGGCGCCCTGGACGACCCGACCGGCACCGCGAAGGACGACATCGCCGCCGAGCTGGACCGGCTCTCCGGTGGCAGCGACGTGGAGCTGGAGCTCCAGCGGATGAAGGCCGAGCTGGCGGGCGGTTCCTCGTCCTCGCAGCAGGCCATCGAGGGCGGCGCCCAGGACAGCACGCCGCAGTCGCAGCAGTCCCCGCACAAGTTCGACAAGCAGTAA
- a CDS encoding DUF3043 domain-containing protein: MFRSRAKTEKAPTDQVTADLSKQPRDPQAPKGRPTPKRSEAQTQRRRAATSAPTDRKAAVKRQREARRADLARQREALASGDERYLPVRDKGPVRRFVRDYVDSRFHIAEWFLPLAVVILILSVIRVQNIQSISLLLWVGVIILIVIDSIGLTMRLKKELRKRFPDAPKRGAVAYGLMRTLQMRRLRLPKPQVKRGERP, translated from the coding sequence GTGTTCCGTAGCCGCGCCAAGACAGAGAAGGCCCCCACCGATCAGGTGACGGCGGACCTCTCCAAGCAGCCCCGCGACCCGCAGGCTCCCAAGGGTCGCCCCACCCCCAAGCGCAGTGAGGCCCAGACGCAGCGCCGACGTGCCGCGACCAGCGCGCCGACCGACCGCAAGGCGGCCGTGAAGCGCCAGCGCGAGGCGCGCCGGGCCGACCTGGCCAGGCAGCGCGAGGCGCTCGCCTCGGGCGACGAGCGCTACCTCCCGGTCCGCGACAAGGGCCCGGTGCGTCGCTTCGTCCGCGATTACGTGGACTCGCGCTTCCACATCGCCGAATGGTTCCTGCCGCTCGCCGTGGTCATCCTGATCCTCAGCGTGATCCGGGTGCAGAACATCCAGAGCATCTCGCTGCTGCTCTGGGTCGGCGTGATCATCCTGATCGTGATCGACTCGATCGGCCTGACGATGCGCCTGAAGAAGGAGCTGCGGAAGCGCTTCCCGGACGCCCCGAAGCGCGGAGCCGTGGCCTACGGCCTGATGCGTACGCTCCAGATGCGCCGACTGCGGCTGCCGAAGCCGCAGGTCAAGCGCGGAGAGCGGCCCTGA
- a CDS encoding class I SAM-dependent methyltransferase — translation MGRRLRVLDVGTGRGTQALRLARAGHSVTGLESDAELLGAARAALSTEPEGIRERVRLIEGDGRDTGVHFLPGSFDVVLCHGVLMYVEEPDPMLAGLARMLAPGGLLSLLVRNADALAMRPALAGDFGAALAAFDTATYTDHVGRPVRADRLDALRATLAGIAAPLHAWYGVRVFTDGVADDAELPAEELERAVTLEDRAGRTDPYRGVAALLHLCGVRG, via the coding sequence GTGGGCCGTCGGCTGCGCGTCCTGGACGTCGGTACGGGCCGGGGCACCCAGGCGCTGCGCCTTGCGCGGGCCGGTCATTCGGTGACGGGTCTGGAGTCGGACGCCGAGCTGCTCGGGGCGGCCCGTGCGGCCCTGTCGACCGAGCCCGAGGGCATCCGGGAGCGGGTCAGGCTGATCGAGGGCGACGGCCGGGACACCGGCGTGCACTTCCTGCCCGGCAGTTTCGACGTGGTGCTGTGCCACGGCGTCCTGATGTACGTCGAGGAGCCGGACCCCATGCTGGCCGGGCTCGCCCGGATGCTGGCGCCCGGCGGCCTGCTCTCCCTGCTCGTACGGAACGCGGACGCGCTCGCGATGCGCCCCGCGCTCGCCGGTGACTTCGGCGCGGCCCTGGCCGCCTTCGACACCGCCACGTACACCGACCACGTGGGCCGCCCGGTCCGGGCCGACCGGCTCGATGCCCTGCGGGCCACGCTCGCCGGGATCGCCGCCCCGCTGCACGCCTGGTACGGGGTGCGGGTCTTCACGGACGGCGTGGCGGACGACGCGGAGCTCCCGGCCGAGGAGCTGGAGCGGGCCGTGACCCTGGAGGACCGGGCCGGGCGCACCGACCCGTACCGGGGCGTGGCGGCTCTGCTGCACCTGTGCGGGGTGCGCGGGTAG
- a CDS encoding S1C family serine protease, with the protein MDTPDTPPSPSRRRAGRLLPPLSAALCAIALAGGCSGAGPAAPAPEASASETAQGAAVRASNELESAYQAVINDVLPSVVQIDASDSLGSGVVYDSRGHIVTNAHVIGDEREFKVSVATGETVLNASLVSSYPEQDLAVIKLDEVPDGLKPAKFGDAEKVEVGQVVMAMGSPLGLSSSVTQGIVSALGRTVSESRAGGGTGATIANMVQTSAAINPGNSGGALVNLSSEVIGIPTLAATDPQMGDSAAPGIGFAIPVSMVRTVADQIIKDGRVTDSGRAALNITGRTVVDDDYRPAGVALVSVDRGGAAADAGLRAGDVITKIRDSEITTVTSLSEALAAERPGQKVTVTYSRGGDSRTAEVTLGEI; encoded by the coding sequence ATGGACACTCCGGACACGCCCCCATCCCCTTCCCGCCGCCGGGCAGGCAGGCTGCTGCCGCCCCTGTCGGCAGCCCTCTGCGCGATCGCCCTGGCGGGCGGCTGTTCCGGTGCGGGACCGGCGGCCCCCGCGCCGGAGGCCAGTGCCTCGGAGACGGCCCAGGGTGCGGCGGTCCGGGCCTCCAACGAACTGGAGAGCGCCTACCAGGCCGTCATCAACGACGTACTGCCGTCGGTCGTACAGATCGACGCCTCCGACAGCCTCGGTTCCGGGGTCGTCTACGACAGCAGGGGGCACATCGTCACCAACGCCCATGTGATCGGCGACGAGAGGGAGTTCAAGGTCAGCGTCGCCACCGGGGAGACGGTGCTGAACGCCTCGCTGGTCTCCTCGTATCCGGAACAGGACCTGGCCGTGATCAAACTCGACGAGGTGCCGGACGGACTGAAGCCCGCGAAGTTCGGCGACGCGGAGAAGGTCGAGGTGGGGCAGGTCGTGATGGCGATGGGCTCGCCACTCGGCCTCTCCAGCAGCGTCACCCAGGGCATCGTCTCGGCGCTCGGCCGGACGGTGAGCGAGAGCCGGGCGGGCGGCGGCACCGGGGCGACGATCGCCAACATGGTGCAGACCTCCGCGGCGATCAACCCGGGCAACAGCGGCGGGGCGCTGGTCAACCTCAGCAGCGAGGTCATCGGCATCCCCACCCTCGCGGCGACGGATCCGCAGATGGGAGACAGCGCGGCGCCCGGCATCGGCTTCGCGATTCCCGTCTCGATGGTGAGGACGGTCGCCGACCAGATCATCAAGGACGGCCGGGTCACCGACTCGGGCCGGGCCGCGCTCAACATCACCGGCCGCACGGTCGTCGACGACGACTACCGCCCCGCCGGGGTGGCCCTGGTCAGCGTGGACCGGGGCGGCGCGGCGGCCGACGCGGGGCTGCGGGCCGGGGACGTCATCACGAAGATCAGGGACAGCGAGATCACCACGGTCACCTCGCTCTCCGAGGCGCTGGCGGCCGAAAGGCCGGGCCAGAAGGTCACGGTGACGTACTCGCGCGGCGGCGACAGCAGGACGGCGGAGGTCACGCTCGGGGAGATCTGA
- a CDS encoding bifunctional adenosylcobinamide kinase/adenosylcobinamide-phosphate guanylyltransferase: MELTLLGTGAPDGLPRPSCPCAACASARGPWARAATALLVDDALLLDLTPGAVFAAARAGHSLGTVRQVLLTHPHDGPAVELPPALPPAGRVPDGQVLTLISGHRVRAVAMDAPGTGYEVSSPEGERLLYLPPGAAPSGLTERAERPLDMVVCDVIARPDAVARLRSVGAVGPATEVIAVHLDHDAPPGAALERRLASAGARAVPDGTTLVVGEYHAVPDVPRRVLVTGGARSGKSLEAERRLETFPDVVYVATGGRRDGDPEWAARVGLHRERRPGAWRTEETCEVAKLLAADGPPLLVDCLSLWLTDAMDRVDAWEDVRWRHGGEEALRGRVAELVGAVRETRRQVVLVTNEVGAGVVPATPAGRRFRDELGRLNAAVAAECEEVLLVVAGQAVVLRG; this comes from the coding sequence GTGGAACTGACTCTGCTCGGCACCGGAGCCCCCGACGGGCTGCCGCGCCCCTCCTGTCCCTGCGCGGCCTGCGCGTCGGCCCGCGGTCCGTGGGCGCGGGCCGCGACGGCGCTGCTGGTCGACGACGCGCTGCTGCTCGACCTCACCCCCGGAGCGGTGTTCGCCGCCGCGCGGGCGGGGCATTCGCTGGGCACGGTGCGCCAGGTGCTGCTGACCCATCCGCACGACGGGCCCGCCGTCGAGCTGCCGCCCGCCCTGCCGCCGGCCGGGCGGGTGCCGGACGGCCAGGTGCTGACACTGATCAGCGGGCACCGGGTACGGGCGGTGGCGATGGACGCGCCGGGGACGGGGTACGAGGTGAGCTCGCCGGAGGGCGAGCGGCTGCTGTACCTGCCGCCGGGGGCCGCGCCCTCGGGGCTGACCGAGCGGGCGGAGCGGCCGTTGGACATGGTCGTCTGCGATGTGATCGCGCGGCCCGACGCGGTGGCCCGGCTGCGGTCGGTGGGCGCGGTGGGCCCGGCGACCGAGGTGATCGCGGTCCACCTGGACCACGACGCCCCGCCGGGCGCGGCGCTGGAGCGGCGGCTCGCGTCGGCCGGGGCGCGGGCGGTGCCGGACGGGACGACGCTGGTGGTGGGCGAGTACCACGCGGTGCCGGACGTGCCGCGCCGGGTGCTGGTGACGGGCGGCGCGCGGTCGGGGAAGTCGCTGGAGGCGGAGCGGCGGCTGGAGACGTTCCCGGACGTGGTGTACGTGGCGACCGGCGGCCGCCGCGACGGGGACCCGGAATGGGCGGCCCGGGTGGGTCTGCACCGGGAGCGCAGGCCGGGCGCGTGGCGGACCGAGGAGACCTGTGAGGTCGCGAAGCTCCTGGCGGCGGACGGGCCGCCGCTGCTGGTCGACTGCCTGTCCCTGTGGCTGACCGACGCGATGGACCGGGTGGACGCCTGGGAGGACGTGCGGTGGCGGCACGGCGGCGAGGAGGCGTTGCGGGGGCGGGTCGCGGAGCTGGTGGGCGCGGTGCGGGAGACCCGGCGCCAGGTGGTGCTGGTGACCAACGAGGTGGGGGCGGGGGTGGTCCCGGCGACCCCGGCGGGGCGGCGGTTCCGGGACGAGCTGGGCCGGCTGAACGCGGCGGTGGCGGCCGAGTGCGAGGAAGTGCTGCTGGTGGTGGCGGGGCAGGCGGTGGTGCTGCGAGGGTGA